The segment GCAAAGACATGGCCGAGCGTTTTGCCCAGATTCGCGTGGAAACCGGCGCTACTGAAATTTCCTGAACCGAAATGCGCGATTGAAAAAGGCCGCTTGATGCGGCCTTTTTGCTGGGTGCCTGCTCAGGCGACCAGTCGCTGCCCTTGCTCAGCCTGCCATGCGGCAATGCCTTGCACCACATCGCCCACCACGATGATGCTGGGGCTGCCCAGCTTTTCATTGGCGATGCACTGCGGCAAGTCTTTCAAAAAAGTGAGCGCGTGGCGCTGATGGGGCAAGCTGGCATGCTGAATTACGGCTACAGGGGTGCTGCCGGGCAAGCCACTTAGCAAAGCTTCGCTGATGCGCTCAACGCTGCTGACACCCATATAAATGACCAGCGTGAGCTTGGCGGCATGGGCCATGGCGGCAATCTGGCGCCAGTCGGGGCCGCTGTCGCCGGGTTTGGCGTGGCCCGTCATAAAGAGCACGCCGTGGGCGCGGTCGCGGTGGGTCAGTGGTGCGCCCAAGCTGCTGAGCCCGGCAAGGCCGGAGGTGATGCCGTTGATGACCTCTACCGCAATACCTGCCTCGCGTAGATGCTCGACCTCTTCGCCGCCTCGGCCAAAGATAAAGGGGTCGCCACCTTTGAGGCGAACCACGCGCTCGCCTTCTTGCACAGCGGCAATCATGAGTTTTTCAATAAAGGCCTGAGGCGTGCTCTTGCAACCACCGCGCTTGCCCACGTAAACCACGCGCGCTGCTGGGTTGGCGTGGCTCATGATGGCGTCGCTTACCAAATCATCAACAAACAGCACGCTGGCTGCGGCAATGGCTTTGGCTGCTTTGATGGTCAGCAGTTCTGGGTCGCCGGGGCCTGCGCCAACCAGTGTGCAGCTGCTTTGAGAGCGTTGATGGATTGCGGGGGCGGACATGTCAGTGCTCTCAGTCGGGGGTGCGGTTAAAGGCTTGCAGGGCAGCGTGGTTGGCGCCATTAGGGGTTTTCATCGCTTGGTGCATAGCCACAATCTGCTCGACTTGCTGGGCAATGGGGGCGGGAACAGGGCGCTGGCCACGCAAAATTTCTTCAGTCAACTGCGCAGTCTGCTGGGCGTTTAAATCTTGCTCTGGCGGGCTGGGGTCGTTGCTGGATGTGAGTTGGCTGCTATGAATGGCAGAGCGTTCAAAGCAAACTTCGCCGGCAATGATGCCCATGCTGGCGGGTTCGCGGTGTGGTGCCGCCACAGCTTCGCCCTCAGTGCCGCGCACCAGCAAGGCGCTGGTGGCGCGCAGGGCCAGCGTTTGAGCCATGGGCTGAGCATAGGCGGGGTGGGTGTAACTGGCCAGCACCAAACCTGAGTTGCCACTGGTCGCGCCATGAATCGGGTCCAGCAGTTTGACGATGGTATGCGCCGGATTGCGCAGACCCATCTGGCGGCGAATTTGCAGCAGACGATCTAGCGGTGCCAGCAGGTGGCGGGTTGGCATCCAGACTTTTTCTCCGGCCTCAAGTGCAGTGGGGCGGTCAATGCTGGTCCAGCCCAGTTGTTGCCAAACCTCGTCCGTGCCAAGGCGTTTATCGTCGGTATTGCTGCCGTGCACAAGTACGGGCAGGCCTTTTTGTGTCAACAAGCCTGCCAGCAGCGGCGTGAGGTTGGCCAGCTTGCGCGAGCCGTTGTAGCTGGGAATGACGACCACGGGCTGCGCATGCTTGGCCTGTGGCCATGCGGGTAAGCGCTGCTGGGTGGCGTCCAAAAAGCCGGCAAGCTCTTCGCTGCTCTCGCCTTTGAAGCGCATGGCGATGCAAAAACCGCCCAGTTCCAGATCGCTGACCTGACCGTCGAGCACTTGCCCCATCAAATCAAATGCTTGTGCTCGCGTAAGAGAACGCGCGCCCTTGGTGCCGCGACCGATTTCTTTGATGTAGTGGCTGATGCTCATGATTCATGAGATTGTCGCTATAAAACAAGCCGTTTATCAGACGATTTGGTTATATGCAAATCAGCCGTGTTTCGCAGCCACAGCTTTGCTTCGTTCTTTGTAGCAAGGTCTGTTGAGATTGAAGGACAGTTGCTATAGCAGGCGAACATGGCTGTGCAGTTGCGCCATCGTGTTTTAAGACCTTACAGCGCAGTCCTTAGGAGTGATGCTCACTCCCCTTTGAAAACCGCCTGCCGTTTTTCAATAAACGCATTCATGCCTTCTTTTTGGTCTTGCGTGGCAAACAGAATCTGGTTGGCCTTGCGCTCGAGCATCAGGGCGGTGTCTAGTGAGGCATCCATGCCGGCAATCACCACCTCTTTGATCTGCTCGACGGCCAGTGGTGGCATGTTGGCGATCAATTTCGCCATTTTTAATGACTCAGGGATTACCTGATCGTCTGCACAGACTAGGCTGACTAAACCCATGGCGTAAGCCTCTTCAGCGGTCACAGGTTTGCCGGTGAGCAAGATGCGCATGGCCTGAAATTTGCCCACGGCGCGCACTAAGCGTTGGGTGCCGCCTATGCCCGGCATGATGCCGATGCGGATCTCAGGCTGGGCAAAGCTGGCACCTTGGCCGGCAATGATGATGTCGCAATGCATGGCCAGCTCGGCCCCGCCGCCAAAGGCATAGCCGCAGACGGCGGCAATGATGGGCTTGGGGCAGTTTTCAATGGGCGCCCACACGCGTTCGGTGTGGCGCTTCATGATTTCTATAGGGCCGCAGGCATCCATGCTCTTGATGTCGCCGCCTGCGGCAAAGACTTTTTCACCGCCCGTGAGCACGATGCAGCGCACGCTTTCGTCTTGGCTCAGCGCCTGAAATGTCTGCGACAGCGCAGCTTGCAGCGACAGGCTTAAGGCGTTGGTGGCCTGTGGGCGGTTGAGTTTGACGATGACGACCCCGCTGTCTATTCGCTGGATCAGTAGCTCGCTCTCTGCAGGCTCTTCGTTTTCAATAGCATCCAGCAGCGTAGACATAAGGCATCCCAATGGTTTGAACTAGGGCGATGGTCGTTATATGGCTGGGTGGTTACATCGTCCTTTTGGACGTATCTGCGGCGGGTGCTGAAACCTAAATTGGCAGCCATGGATACGAATACCGACTTTCAAAATCAAGTGGTTCTGGTGACTGGTGGCACCAAAGGCATTGGCAAAGGCATTGCGCAGGCATTTCTGGCCGCGGGAGCGACGGTCGTGGTCTGCGGCCGTCAACAGCCTGAGGACTTGCCCGCGGCAGCTGGCCGCACGGCTGACTTCATCGCCTGCGATGTGCGTGAAGCTCAAGCCGTTAAAGACCTGATTGACGAGGTGAAAACCCGCCATGGCCGCCTAGATGTTCTCGTTAACAACGCCGGTGGCGCGCCAGCGGTGGATGCCGCTACGGTCTCGCCCCGTTTTCATGAAGGCGTGCTGCGCCTGAACCTATTTTCCACTTTGCATGCCTCGCAGGCTGCCAATGCCGTGATGCAAGAGCAGGACAGCGGCGGCGTGATTGTCTGCATCGGCTCCATCAGTGCGCTGCGCCCATCACCCGGCACGGCCGCTTATGGCGCGGCCAAGGCGGCGGTGTTGAGCTTAGTGAGCTCTTTGGCCGTGGAGTGGGCTCCCAAGGTGCGTGTGGTTGCAGTCAGCCCCGGCTTGGTGCGCACCGAGCAATCGCATTTGCACTTTGGTGATGACGCCGGTATTGCATCGGTTGCACAAACTATTCCTGCAGGCCGCTTGGCAGAGCCTGAAGACATTGCCAACGCTTGTTTGTACGTGGCATCCAAGCGCGCCTCTTACATGAGCGGCACGAACTTATTGCTGCACGGCGGCGGTGAGCGCCCGGCATTTCTGGGTGCATCGAACGCCGATGTAGCACCCCAAAAACACTAAATTTCAAAGGAGACAATCTTGACCGATCAAGACTGGATGACAGAAGCGCGTGCATTTGTGGGTAAGCAGTACGGGGGTGTTCTCGCCTGGGACAAGGTCAACAGCCCCATGATTCGCCAGTG is part of the Comamonas sp. Y33R10-2 genome and harbors:
- the cobA gene encoding uroporphyrinogen-III C-methyltransferase, which codes for MSAPAIHQRSQSSCTLVGAGPGDPELLTIKAAKAIAAASVLFVDDLVSDAIMSHANPAARVVYVGKRGGCKSTPQAFIEKLMIAAVQEGERVVRLKGGDPFIFGRGGEEVEHLREAGIAVEVINGITSGLAGLSSLGAPLTHRDRAHGVLFMTGHAKPGDSGPDWRQIAAMAHAAKLTLVIYMGVSSVERISEALLSGLPGSTPVAVIQHASLPHQRHALTFLKDLPQCIANEKLGSPSIIVVGDVVQGIAAWQAEQGQRLVA
- the ybiB gene encoding DNA-binding protein YbiB translates to MSISHYIKEIGRGTKGARSLTRAQAFDLMGQVLDGQVSDLELGGFCIAMRFKGESSEELAGFLDATQQRLPAWPQAKHAQPVVVIPSYNGSRKLANLTPLLAGLLTQKGLPVLVHGSNTDDKRLGTDEVWQQLGWTSIDRPTALEAGEKVWMPTRHLLAPLDRLLQIRRQMGLRNPAHTIVKLLDPIHGATSGNSGLVLASYTHPAYAQPMAQTLALRATSALLVRGTEGEAVAAPHREPASMGIIAGEVCFERSAIHSSQLTSSNDPSPPEQDLNAQQTAQLTEEILRGQRPVPAPIAQQVEQIVAMHQAMKTPNGANHAALQAFNRTPD
- a CDS encoding enoyl-CoA hydratase; translated protein: MSTLLDAIENEEPAESELLIQRIDSGVVIVKLNRPQATNALSLSLQAALSQTFQALSQDESVRCIVLTGGEKVFAAGGDIKSMDACGPIEIMKRHTERVWAPIENCPKPIIAAVCGYAFGGGAELAMHCDIIIAGQGASFAQPEIRIGIMPGIGGTQRLVRAVGKFQAMRILLTGKPVTAEEAYAMGLVSLVCADDQVIPESLKMAKLIANMPPLAVEQIKEVVIAGMDASLDTALMLERKANQILFATQDQKEGMNAFIEKRQAVFKGE
- a CDS encoding SDR family oxidoreductase, whose protein sequence is MDTNTDFQNQVVLVTGGTKGIGKGIAQAFLAAGATVVVCGRQQPEDLPAAAGRTADFIACDVREAQAVKDLIDEVKTRHGRLDVLVNNAGGAPAVDAATVSPRFHEGVLRLNLFSTLHASQAANAVMQEQDSGGVIVCIGSISALRPSPGTAAYGAAKAAVLSLVSSLAVEWAPKVRVVAVSPGLVRTEQSHLHFGDDAGIASVAQTIPAGRLAEPEDIANACLYVASKRASYMSGTNLLLHGGGERPAFLGASNADVAPQKH